A section of the Spirosoma pollinicola genome encodes:
- a CDS encoding SMP-30/gluconolactonase/LRE family protein has translation MFPSKTDTPAIRVVLDHRCLLGEGPVWDARQGLICWIDILNGEIHQVEPTQTTHSTVQVYQPIGSFALCQRDSRFVAAIKDGFCFIDRQTGAVSMIANPEASRPGNRFNEGKCDPAGRFWAGTMSLIEEPEAGSVYTLNPDLSVTRKIGKVTISNGMAWSLGHSQLYYIDTPTFTVKSFLFNNKTGQLGPVRTVLDIPEQEGYPDGMTIDNEGMLWIAHWDGWQITRWNPNTGEILLRLPLPVAKVTSCTFGGPTLGDLYITTARVGLSEKEIEEQPLAGSLFVWPDCGFTGMSAFEFDA, from the coding sequence ATGTTTCCATCAAAAACTGATACCCCAGCAATTCGAGTCGTACTTGATCATCGCTGCCTATTAGGTGAAGGGCCTGTTTGGGATGCCCGGCAGGGTCTGATTTGCTGGATTGATATTTTGAATGGCGAAATTCATCAAGTTGAACCAACGCAGACAACGCACTCCACAGTTCAGGTCTATCAACCCATTGGCTCATTTGCGCTTTGCCAGCGGGATAGTCGTTTTGTGGCAGCCATAAAAGATGGGTTTTGTTTTATTGATCGCCAAACAGGGGCGGTGTCAATGATTGCTAACCCGGAGGCTTCACGGCCTGGCAATCGGTTCAACGAAGGAAAGTGTGATCCGGCTGGCCGGTTCTGGGCAGGTACGATGTCACTGATAGAAGAACCCGAAGCAGGAAGCGTATACACACTTAATCCAGACCTGTCGGTTACCCGGAAAATTGGCAAAGTCACTATTTCTAACGGAATGGCATGGAGCCTTGGCCATTCGCAACTATATTATATTGATACCCCCACCTTTACCGTAAAGTCGTTTCTTTTTAATAACAAGACGGGTCAGTTAGGACCGGTGCGGACGGTACTTGACATTCCTGAGCAGGAAGGCTATCCAGATGGGATGACCATTGATAATGAAGGAATGCTTTGGATTGCTCACTGGGATGGTTGGCAGATAACCCGCTGGAATCCAAATACCGGAGAAATTCTCCTTCGTTTACCATTACCAGTAGCAAAAGTGACGTCCTGTACGTTTGGTGGGCCAACATTAGGTGATTTGTATATTACAACAGCACGGGTTGGCCTGAGCGAGAAAGAGATAGAAGAACAGCCATTAGCCGGATCCTTGTTTGTGTGGCCTGATTGCGGTTTTACTGGAATGTCAGCTTTCGAATTTGATGCTTGA
- a CDS encoding NPCBM/NEW2 domain-containing protein: MKGNLPLRVVLQNCHLITYLLLISSVTALGQSIYYVSNSGNDSNSGRSSDSPFQTVFKINSLPLQPGDQVLFKRNETFRGSLKLVQSGIAGSPIVIDAYGSGNKPIITGGALVTNWINTGNNTWQASCPDCGDRITGLYRNNVPLPLGRYPNLDASNKGYLTVQSHSGKTQLTSQQALSTTWTGGEAVFRPVQWILNRATITGQTGNTLTIVGGGNYDISDNWGYFIQNHPSTLDQTGEWYYNPANKTILLYDSQTNPNSQVITATAFSEGINLSAVSYVTIRNIQVTQTLATGLLATNSSNIAVSNINITQSGEDGISIKGDGQQFLLENNLIDEANNNGVTIETYQNITFRGNTIRRIGLIPGRGKSGDGTYVGFQSASTANTLIENNVLDNIGYNALNFSTNTTVQRNQISNFCMTKSDGSALYIWNGNQLPMSNIHLISNIVYNGIGASEGSPSGTFSGANGIYLDDCTTNIEVTGNSVYNCQGYGFFLHGSSNIQLTGNTAYNNAGGQLSITSAGGCQPRNNQILNNVFVSRLANQFTVKYESNQNDLVSYGQFDNNTYARPFEDTYKVLAVYNSTTGANLSLAQWQSQYNKDLSTTNSPLTYTSGNPDDYIKCMSNPTANASQVTLDGTFRDMRNRVCSGQIIIPAYSMVVLLKDITLSTPLRAPENPANTVAGLDYQYYEGSWSNLPDFTTLTPAKSNTVATTDITVRNRTDQYGIRYKGYINVPTDGLYTFYTSSDDGSKLLIGTTEVVSNDGVHASIEKSGTIGLKAGKHAITVLFFQGNSGQELTTRYEGPGISKQTIPASAFFRIRPSSDNGTGLLGEYFNSTTLAAPAVLTRTDATINFSWGSGSPATSINSDNFSVRWTGQIEAPVTGTYSFSTTSDDGVRLWVNGTQLVTNWTGHATTVNVSSPITLTAGQRYTIKMEYFDGTGGATAKLFWEYPGQTQQAVPQRYLYPATAVTPPPATTSTGIYLSDLNWASATSGYGPVEKDRSNGESNAGDGKTITLNGVTYTKGLGVHSPSEIIYNLNGQYTRFLTDVGIDDEINTGCGTVSFDVYVDNVLIYSSGIMTSTSATKSIDLNVTGKQTLKLVVTNGGDNSTCDHADWAGARLVPLNGARVATIEPNEFSAVESGLHIYPVPAQTNLSIRYYAQTAGEAVLQLTSMAALPVSHSLHQVLPGENIIQLAVDQLNRGNYVLTLTQNNQRLSRKVILTE, encoded by the coding sequence ATGAAAGGAAATTTACCTCTGCGAGTGGTTCTTCAGAATTGCCATTTGATTACTTATTTGTTGCTCATTAGTAGTGTGACAGCCCTCGGGCAAAGCATTTATTATGTTTCCAACTCAGGAAACGACTCCAATAGCGGTCGCTCAAGCGATAGCCCTTTTCAGACAGTTTTCAAAATCAACAGCCTTCCTTTACAACCTGGCGATCAAGTGCTATTTAAACGAAACGAAACGTTTCGGGGCAGTTTGAAACTAGTTCAATCTGGTATAGCTGGTAGTCCAATCGTCATCGACGCATATGGTTCCGGCAACAAACCCATTATAACAGGTGGGGCACTCGTTACGAACTGGATCAATACTGGCAACAATACATGGCAGGCCAGTTGCCCTGACTGTGGAGACCGGATAACCGGATTATATCGGAATAACGTACCCTTACCACTGGGTCGATATCCCAATCTGGATGCATCAAACAAGGGCTACCTTACTGTTCAATCGCATTCGGGGAAAACCCAGCTTACCAGCCAGCAAGCCTTGTCAACAACCTGGACAGGCGGAGAAGCCGTATTCAGGCCTGTACAATGGATATTAAATCGAGCCACCATAACGGGTCAAACTGGTAATACGTTGACAATTGTTGGTGGCGGCAATTATGACATTAGCGATAACTGGGGGTACTTTATTCAGAATCACCCGTCTACCCTTGACCAGACAGGCGAGTGGTATTACAACCCAGCCAACAAAACTATCCTGTTGTACGACAGCCAGACAAACCCCAACAGTCAGGTCATTACGGCAACAGCCTTTTCTGAGGGCATAAATTTGTCGGCGGTGTCTTACGTCACTATCCGAAATATACAAGTAACTCAAACACTGGCCACCGGCCTGTTGGCCACCAATAGTTCAAATATTGCGGTTAGCAATATCAATATTACCCAGTCAGGTGAGGATGGAATCAGCATAAAAGGCGATGGACAGCAATTTCTGCTGGAAAATAACCTGATCGATGAGGCTAATAATAATGGCGTAACTATCGAAACTTACCAGAATATCACGTTTAGGGGCAACACCATTCGACGTATTGGCCTCATTCCGGGTCGGGGTAAAAGTGGCGATGGCACCTATGTAGGCTTCCAGTCGGCTAGTACAGCAAATACCCTGATTGAGAATAATGTGCTTGATAATATTGGTTACAATGCGCTAAACTTCTCCACCAATACTACGGTTCAGCGCAACCAGATCAGCAATTTTTGTATGACAAAAAGTGATGGCAGCGCCCTGTATATCTGGAACGGGAATCAACTGCCAATGAGCAACATTCACCTTATATCGAATATTGTTTATAATGGTATAGGGGCGTCGGAAGGCTCACCAAGCGGCACATTTTCGGGGGCAAATGGTATTTACCTCGACGATTGTACAACCAATATTGAGGTGACCGGTAATTCGGTTTATAACTGTCAGGGCTATGGCTTTTTCCTGCATGGTTCATCGAATATCCAGCTCACCGGCAATACAGCCTATAATAACGCTGGCGGGCAGTTATCCATTACCAGTGCAGGTGGTTGCCAGCCACGTAATAACCAGATTCTGAACAATGTTTTTGTAAGCCGACTGGCTAACCAGTTTACTGTCAAGTATGAGTCGAACCAAAATGATTTGGTTAGCTATGGTCAATTTGACAATAATACATATGCACGCCCCTTCGAAGACACCTATAAGGTTCTTGCCGTCTATAATTCTACCACAGGTGCTAATCTCTCGCTGGCGCAATGGCAAAGTCAGTACAACAAGGATTTGTCAACAACAAATAGTCCGCTTACCTACACATCGGGCAACCCCGACGACTATATCAAATGCATGTCAAATCCAACGGCTAATGCGAGTCAGGTCACACTAGACGGCACCTTTCGCGATATGCGAAACAGAGTGTGCTCGGGTCAGATAATTATACCGGCCTATTCAATGGTCGTTTTACTAAAAGATATTACTTTATCAACTCCATTACGGGCTCCCGAAAATCCGGCGAATACGGTTGCCGGTCTTGATTACCAGTATTATGAAGGCTCCTGGAGTAATTTGCCTGATTTTACTACGCTGACTCCGGCAAAATCAAACACTGTTGCCACCACAGACATTACCGTTCGCAACCGTACAGACCAGTATGGTATTCGGTATAAAGGCTATATCAATGTGCCAACCGATGGCCTTTATACGTTCTATACATCGTCAGACGATGGCAGTAAACTACTCATTGGTACAACGGAGGTAGTCAGTAATGATGGGGTTCATGCATCAATCGAAAAATCAGGAACAATTGGCCTTAAAGCCGGAAAACACGCTATAACAGTTCTCTTCTTCCAGGGAAACTCAGGCCAGGAACTCACAACCCGTTACGAAGGTCCCGGTATCAGCAAACAGACGATTCCAGCTTCTGCCTTCTTCCGCATACGCCCCAGCAGCGACAATGGCACTGGTCTTTTGGGAGAATATTTCAACAGCACAACTCTTGCAGCACCAGCCGTACTAACCAGAACCGATGCTACGATAAACTTTAGTTGGGGCAGCGGTTCACCTGCTACCAGCATCAATTCCGACAATTTTTCTGTTCGATGGACTGGCCAGATAGAAGCACCTGTAACGGGTACTTACTCATTCAGCACTACATCCGATGATGGTGTTCGGCTGTGGGTAAACGGTACGCAACTTGTTACTAACTGGACTGGTCATGCTACAACTGTCAACGTTAGCTCTCCAATTACGCTAACTGCCGGCCAGCGCTACACCATCAAGATGGAATATTTTGATGGTACTGGGGGAGCAACAGCCAAACTATTTTGGGAGTATCCGGGACAGACACAGCAAGCCGTTCCACAGAGGTATTTGTATCCAGCCACAGCGGTTACCCCTCCCCCGGCTACCACTAGCACAGGCATATATCTATCTGATTTGAATTGGGCAAGTGCTACAAGTGGTTATGGCCCTGTAGAAAAAGACCGTAGCAATGGTGAATCGAACGCCGGGGATGGTAAGACCATAACCCTCAATGGCGTCACTTACACGAAAGGGCTTGGAGTTCACTCACCTTCCGAAATCATTTACAACCTCAATGGTCAATATACCCGTTTTCTGACAGATGTGGGTATTGATGACGAGATCAACACGGGTTGCGGTACAGTAAGTTTTGATGTCTATGTTGATAACGTTCTGATTTACAGTAGCGGTATCATGACGTCGACATCGGCTACCAAATCAATTGATCTAAACGTTACAGGTAAGCAGACACTGAAACTGGTGGTGACCAATGGGGGCGACAACTCGACGTGCGATCACGCCGATTGGGCAGGAGCTCGGTTGGTTCCCCTTAATGGTGCACGGGTAGCAA
- a CDS encoding right-handed parallel beta-helix repeat-containing protein, producing MINKYLLFSTGSPCYSILAPSAPVLLSEIRPSNFINQGALVRRLVGDKKQLTFYGLWLLLISISLNSLGQTTYYVASTGKDTNNGTSMTAPFQTLVKVNSLSLRPGDVVLFRRGDTFQGTLTIRKSGSANLPITFDAYGNGPKPILSGSVPVSNWSAVGGNVWQASCSSCGSAVTGLYRDGVGLPLGRYPNADAPNKGNLTIRAHTERYQIFSLEHLPTTIDWQGAEVVMRPTAWIIDRAVVDHQYGDALNLFNYSTYTPKDNSEYFFQNHPATLDRQGEWCYTSANKSLQVYDTTGCINDRVITATVSARAVDIANSSYLSLRNLQITQTLNTNVFTQNVSNLTLINLDITNAGEDGLAITGSGTNLLLENNTVTNVNNNGISIDTYQTVTLKGNTIRAIGAVTGRGKSGDGMYNGVASKANKAVSIENNTIDSVGYNGITFGNNTTIRQNVISNYCISKVDGGGIYAWNGNKTSMTNINILSNIIFASPNVRGKYAYQDYSIGIFLDDCVENVAIRNNTIFGNTQWGVFLHGNPNIVFTDNTLFDNFASQLVVYHNGGVCPIRNDIITRNIIVSKLPSQLVAQYESNANDLFQYGLIDSNYYARPFDETATILGIMNSTQGGRYELNDWKNFSGGLDLHSKGSPITYKPYKNEGAGGTSRVNSTFDTNNDNWFLIYSRYNNGEVVRDNSNKLDGGSLRVGFSTPSGQSDSYAQAVKPVALTKGKTYVLRFDAIATVNVNLLVYLRQYGAPFKEYDRRYSVPLGTTRKSFEFPFTPSDSDTNAVILVQIDGEGPTFWLDNIRLQEDVPIQNNPDDFIKLYYNPTLKDSTIKLTGLYRDVKNQAYSGSVLLKPFTSIILLKDTIPVSVADLSLSLETDKRVLRVNETTRLSLRVTNQGTTPATLSRWTYRLPTNLQLICPDGQPYSDNVLTGTVSSLEPMCDTTFTFLVKPTANGLFRTAAQITTATSPDPDSTPNSGTADGEDDAAVVEFRVGGLTTNVYESPNPNQRPLSPIATSQPAPNVTTADLSLRMQVSKRAPTVGQIITLTLFVNNAGGGNAQSVQLENELPSGLELYGSTNWTVNGRSMSITLPSVSANTTINTSFQVRVNTPGVWINKAQISSSSITDPDSTPGNGFANGEDDQAQTDIRCL from the coding sequence TTGATTAATAAATATTTACTTTTCTCAACGGGTAGCCCATGCTATTCAATTCTCGCTCCTTCTGCACCTGTACTACTGAGCGAAATTCGTCCCTCAAACTTCATAAACCAAGGTGCTTTAGTAAGACGATTAGTCGGCGATAAAAAACAACTGACTTTTTACGGTCTATGGCTTCTTCTTATCTCAATTTCGTTGAATAGTCTGGGGCAAACAACCTACTATGTGGCTAGCACAGGTAAGGATACCAATAATGGTACGTCCATGACCGCTCCTTTTCAAACGTTAGTAAAAGTTAACAGCTTATCACTAAGACCGGGCGATGTAGTGCTTTTCCGACGGGGGGATACATTTCAGGGCACGCTTACCATTCGAAAGTCCGGCTCAGCTAATTTGCCCATTACGTTTGATGCCTATGGCAACGGGCCAAAACCTATTCTTTCCGGCTCGGTACCGGTTAGTAACTGGTCGGCAGTTGGGGGGAATGTATGGCAGGCATCCTGTTCATCCTGTGGTAGTGCCGTTACGGGTTTGTACCGGGATGGTGTTGGTTTACCACTTGGCCGATATCCAAATGCTGATGCCCCGAACAAAGGCAATTTAACGATACGTGCTCATACAGAGAGGTACCAGATTTTTAGTCTGGAACACTTGCCCACCACCATTGACTGGCAGGGTGCTGAGGTTGTTATGCGCCCCACAGCCTGGATTATTGACCGCGCCGTTGTCGATCATCAGTATGGCGACGCGCTTAATCTGTTTAACTACTCAACGTATACACCAAAGGATAATTCAGAGTATTTCTTCCAGAATCATCCGGCAACACTGGATAGACAGGGAGAATGGTGTTATACATCAGCGAACAAGAGCCTACAGGTTTATGACACCACCGGCTGCATTAATGATCGAGTAATAACGGCTACTGTTTCCGCCAGAGCTGTCGACATTGCCAATAGTTCATATTTGAGTTTAAGGAATTTGCAAATCACACAAACTCTTAACACCAACGTATTTACTCAAAACGTATCGAATCTAACACTAATCAACCTCGACATTACCAATGCAGGTGAAGATGGACTGGCTATAACCGGATCGGGAACGAATCTATTACTTGAAAATAATACAGTAACTAATGTTAACAATAATGGCATAAGTATAGACACCTACCAGACCGTTACGCTGAAGGGCAACACAATTCGGGCTATTGGTGCCGTTACAGGGCGCGGAAAAAGTGGTGATGGCATGTATAATGGTGTAGCCTCAAAAGCAAACAAGGCGGTTTCAATAGAGAATAACACCATTGACAGTGTCGGCTATAACGGTATCACCTTTGGCAATAATACAACGATTCGTCAGAATGTAATTTCCAACTATTGCATAAGTAAAGTTGACGGCGGAGGGATCTACGCATGGAATGGCAATAAGACATCGATGACCAATATTAATATTTTATCGAATATCATATTCGCCAGTCCTAATGTGCGAGGAAAATACGCGTACCAGGATTACTCGATCGGTATATTTCTAGATGATTGTGTCGAAAATGTAGCCATAAGAAATAACACAATATTTGGGAATACCCAATGGGGTGTATTTCTTCATGGAAATCCGAACATTGTATTTACGGATAATACCTTGTTCGACAACTTCGCCAGTCAACTGGTCGTCTATCACAACGGAGGAGTCTGCCCGATTCGAAATGATATAATTACTCGGAATATCATTGTCAGTAAGTTACCTTCTCAATTAGTTGCTCAGTACGAATCAAACGCGAATGATTTGTTTCAGTATGGTCTGATTGATTCAAATTATTATGCTCGTCCTTTTGATGAAACCGCTACTATATTAGGTATAATGAACTCAACTCAGGGTGGGCGTTATGAACTCAACGACTGGAAGAATTTTTCTGGTGGTCTTGATCTCCACTCAAAAGGAAGCCCCATTACTTACAAACCATACAAAAACGAAGGCGCCGGCGGCACAAGCCGTGTCAACAGTACGTTTGATACGAATAACGACAACTGGTTTTTGATTTACAGTCGCTACAATAACGGGGAGGTTGTACGAGACAACTCAAATAAACTCGATGGTGGCAGTCTGCGGGTAGGGTTTTCTACCCCCTCCGGACAGAGCGATTCATATGCTCAGGCAGTTAAGCCTGTAGCACTTACGAAGGGCAAAACGTATGTCCTTCGATTCGACGCGATAGCCACCGTGAATGTAAATCTACTGGTTTATCTCCGCCAATACGGGGCTCCCTTTAAGGAGTATGACAGACGTTATTCAGTACCTCTTGGGACAACACGTAAAAGCTTTGAATTTCCCTTTACACCTTCTGATAGTGACACCAACGCTGTCATACTAGTACAGATTGACGGTGAAGGGCCAACTTTCTGGCTGGATAATATCCGCTTGCAGGAAGATGTTCCAATCCAAAATAATCCGGATGATTTTATTAAGCTTTATTATAATCCAACCCTAAAAGATAGTACAATCAAGTTGACGGGCCTTTATCGGGATGTGAAGAATCAAGCATATTCTGGTTCTGTTCTTCTAAAACCCTTTACGTCCATTATCTTATTAAAAGACACAATACCAGTATCAGTTGCCGACTTAAGCCTCTCGTTAGAAACTGACAAACGGGTATTGCGTGTTAATGAAACAACCCGGCTCAGCCTTCGTGTTACTAATCAGGGCACGACACCGGCAACTCTATCCCGATGGACATATCGGCTGCCAACTAATCTCCAGCTTATCTGCCCTGACGGGCAGCCATACAGTGATAATGTATTGACAGGAACAGTGTCCTCTTTAGAACCAATGTGCGACACAACGTTTACGTTTCTGGTTAAACCAACTGCAAATGGCCTTTTCCGGACAGCAGCGCAAATAACGACCGCAACATCACCTGACCCCGACAGTACCCCTAACTCAGGTACGGCCGACGGTGAAGACGATGCAGCCGTGGTAGAATTCCGCGTTGGTGGGCTTACAACAAATGTATATGAGTCACCTAATCCTAACCAACGCCCACTATCTCCAATTGCCACCAGTCAGCCAGCACCAAATGTCACCACAGCTGACCTCAGTTTGCGTATGCAAGTGAGCAAGCGTGCTCCTACTGTTGGTCAAATAATTACATTGACCCTGTTTGTAAATAATGCCGGTGGTGGTAATGCCCAGTCCGTTCAATTGGAAAACGAACTTCCCAGTGGCTTGGAATTATATGGCTCAACAAACTGGACGGTAAACGGACGTTCCATGAGCATTACTTTACCTTCTGTTTCAGCTAATACCACAATAAATACATCCTTTCAGGTCCGTGTAAATACACCGGGCGTTTGGATTAATAAAGCTCAAATTAGTTCATCATCAATTACTGATCCCGACTCTACACCAGGGAATGGATTCGCCAATGGGGAGGATGATCAGGCTCAAACGGATATAAGATGCCTTTAG
- a CDS encoding malate:quinone oxidoreductase, translated as MPKNNKPVKKGPDVVLIGAGIMSATLGVLLKELQPDITIDIYERLDSAAAESSDAWNNAGTGHSAFCELNYTPEKEDGTIDPSKAIKIAESFEQSKQFWSFLIQQGFLHDAPNFIRSIPHMSFVWGEDNVSYLRKRFDALQRNYLFHGMQYSQEPAQLANWMPLVMQDRDPSQPVAATRMEIGTDVNFGTLTRAMFRRLYDMPGVHIHFAHDVRDLWRSKSLGGWKIRVENVTTNQVRDVQTQFIFIGAGGGSLRLLEKSDIPESRGFGGFPVSGQWLKCVNQDVIELHQAKVYGKASVGAPPMSVPHLDTRMIDGKRELLFGPYAGFSTKFLKSGSYMDLPKSIQLSNMAPMLMAGLHNVSLTKYLIQQVLQSPEDRLNALREYYPDARMDDWELEIAGQRVQVIKKDEEEGGVLEFGTEVVSAADGSIAALLGASPGASTAVSIMLDLLKRCFPEQLKTEAWQQKLKEMIPSYGQILADNPTLGQQLRQHTSDILGLGTFVYTPSEQV; from the coding sequence ATGCCGAAAAACAATAAACCAGTAAAAAAGGGCCCCGATGTGGTGCTAATTGGGGCTGGTATCATGAGTGCCACCCTGGGCGTGTTGCTGAAAGAACTGCAACCCGACATAACCATTGATATTTACGAACGCCTGGACAGTGCAGCCGCCGAAAGTTCGGATGCATGGAATAATGCAGGGACTGGTCACTCAGCTTTTTGTGAGCTTAATTATACACCAGAAAAAGAAGACGGCACTATTGACCCCTCCAAGGCTATCAAGATTGCTGAGTCGTTTGAGCAGTCAAAACAATTCTGGTCTTTTCTTATTCAGCAGGGGTTCCTGCATGATGCGCCTAATTTTATTCGGTCCATTCCGCATATGAGTTTTGTATGGGGAGAGGATAACGTTTCGTATCTCCGCAAACGCTTCGATGCGCTTCAGCGAAATTACCTTTTCCACGGCATGCAGTATTCACAAGAGCCAGCTCAATTGGCTAATTGGATGCCGCTGGTTATGCAGGACCGCGACCCATCGCAACCGGTAGCTGCCACACGTATGGAAATTGGCACCGATGTAAACTTTGGGACGCTGACCCGTGCCATGTTTCGTCGTTTGTATGACATGCCCGGTGTCCATATACATTTCGCCCATGATGTACGTGACCTTTGGCGTTCAAAATCGCTGGGTGGCTGGAAAATCCGGGTTGAAAACGTGACAACAAATCAGGTTCGCGATGTGCAGACCCAGTTCATTTTTATTGGTGCCGGGGGCGGCTCTCTGCGGCTGCTCGAAAAATCAGATATACCTGAAAGCAGAGGATTTGGTGGCTTTCCAGTAAGCGGACAATGGCTCAAATGCGTCAATCAGGACGTTATTGAGCTGCATCAGGCAAAAGTATATGGTAAGGCATCGGTGGGGGCTCCACCAATGTCGGTGCCCCATTTGGATACCCGCATGATTGATGGCAAACGCGAATTACTATTTGGCCCCTATGCCGGTTTTTCGACTAAATTCTTAAAAAGTGGCTCATACATGGATCTTCCAAAATCCATTCAGTTGAGCAACATGGCCCCTATGTTGATGGCGGGTCTTCACAACGTTTCTCTAACGAAGTACCTCATTCAGCAAGTGTTACAATCGCCCGAAGACCGTTTAAATGCCCTGAGAGAGTATTACCCCGACGCCAGAATGGACGATTGGGAGTTAGAAATTGCTGGTCAGCGAGTACAGGTTATCAAAAAAGACGAAGAGGAAGGCGGAGTTCTTGAATTTGGTACCGAAGTGGTAAGTGCGGCCGATGGCAGCATTGCGGCTTTGTTGGGCGCGTCGCCGGGTGCATCGACCGCCGTATCGATTATGCTTGACTTATTAAAACGCTGTTTTCCAGAACAATTAAAAACAGAAGCCTGGCAACAGAAGCTGAAGGAGATGATTCCGAGCTACGGACAGATTTTGGCTGATAACCCAACGCTGGGTCAACAGCTTCGCCAACATACAAGTGATATTTTGGGCTTGGGTACGTTTGTTTATACACCCAGCGAACAAGTGTAA